ATGCCTGTGGTGGGGCAAGTCGCTGTACGACATGTCGTGTTGAGTTTATCGAAGGTGAACCTGAAAAAATGACGGTCGCTGAAAAGAATACACTCGCAGCGCGTGAAGTTACCGGCTGCCGTCTCAGCTGTCAGATTCTCTGTGATCATGATATGACCGTCCGGGCAATCAGTCGTCTGGAAGGCTGTGGTCGTGCCGACGCAGGCCATATGCCCAAACCCGAGATTGAACCTCAACCTGTAGAATGGGTTGATAAATAACCTGAAACCCAAATCCGGGGAGCTCTGATATTTCTAATCCGCAATTTATTCAGAGCTTCTCATTTTTCCGGCACTGTTTGACAACGATCGCCGGGTCCTCTGAAT
The sequence above is a segment of the Gimesia algae genome. Coding sequences within it:
- a CDS encoding 2Fe-2S iron-sulfur cluster-binding protein, with amino-acid sequence MPKLTVENVGEFEVESGKRLVLALTEDAQIDQLHACGGASRCTTCRVEFIEGEPEKMTVAEKNTLAAREVTGCRLSCQILCDHDMTVRAISRLEGCGRADAGHMPKPEIEPQPVEWVDK